Within Vicia villosa cultivar HV-30 ecotype Madison, WI linkage group LG1, Vvil1.0, whole genome shotgun sequence, the genomic segment gaggataatttttaatttattataaattaatttcttattttcaCTTTTCTTGCAAATAAACATTTttcatttattaattataaagttaaaaattacttttaaaataattaatttattaatcttTTATGctaaaaatttacaaaatttcaaagttacaAAAGTATTGAATGTGGGTTATGTAAAGTTTGAGTTGTAATATGGTTTTGTTTGGCTTGACTTAGTTTGTAAGATACAAACGCAAACTAAATTGAATCGCACTTAAAAAATGACCCAAGCACATACAAGTAAAATGCGATATTTTTTGCAATTTTCATTTTAGTTTGGTTCAATTAGCAATATTCTATTAGATCGGTTTAGTTTTGAACACATCTAATCACAATGAGATAACATCGAAAATGAGAAAAAATAATGGTCGTTGTCTAATGACTGTCGCGATAGAAAAATTGAGATTACACTGTTGATTAACTTAACTCagaaaaagcaagagtcgccactgaaatttattgtttccaaatgaatgagaaaaatcgaataaaacccacaaaagttttaaagaaacaaaactaaaaagaaaCGGGTACgaggttggttatgcaagggaaaGACATTTGCATCTCTCACATCCGTGGTACTCCGCAACAACCTTTTGAAAATATGTGTATTAAAACTTAAAAGAGATGTGTGCAAAAAGATTGATGGGATGAGAAAAGATcatgttttattatgttttattatgTTCGGCAAGACattgcatcttgtgcctacatacctcctctgtGTAATGGAGAAATCGAAGTCAAAAAATTTGTAGTTCCGCTTACAAAGAAACAACAAACGTTagttgattgattttaaatgaaaaaatactTTGTCATCTCAAGGAAAAAACTCAATTAGTCAACCATAAATATGAAAAAGATGAATCTTTGCATCACAATGAAATAAGAACTCCAACTTGTatagaaatcaacaagtatgccggTAGctctttcaaataaaaaataattaaaaccatATCAATGAATATCATTGAGATAGGAGAATTACATCTCAATTATGATGATTACTCAtgtcaaatattttgaaattaagttTAAAGATGAAAAACCAAGTGGCAACCAAATCTAATTTAAAAATGTATACATTCTATATATTTAAAAGttgaaaaacttatttttttttataataatattatatttgagAAATTTCGCTCATATCTTTTGTAGATAGAACAAACTTCAACAAAATTATTAACTATAACTcctaatacaatttttttactaCATTCGGTCTTTgttaataattttttcttttaatcttatttaaaaaaatcataattttaaaaacttatttaCTACATATAAGACCATTTTATAATTttctataaaaatatatttataaaaatattcaaaagattATAACAATTATTAACAATTTcatttgttttgatgttttttagtatttctttttataataataagaataGGAGGGAAAAGGGTCCCACCTTAAGCAATTTGTATATTTCATTGCAAAGTCAGAGTCATTTTCTCCTACCCAGATCAATCCCAGATCCAAATTGCAAACATATTTGAATTCATTTTCTCCTACATAGTTTCAGGTGAGTCTCTCTTCTAATAATCATCATTCAGTTTTTCATATCAACTATGCTACACTTAGCTTTGTTTATAATTCCTTAGTTTCAATTTCCAGCATCATTTTGAACCTataaatcaagaaaaaaaatgaGGATGAGGAATCTATACAGAAAACCAATTACTACTTTACATCACAACACTGGAAATAGATATTGTTCTATATCACTTCTTATACTATGGACCTTATTAATCTTAGGATGcatatttttacttcatttttattccaataagaatatGATTCAACCTCAACCTCTTGATTCTTCTCATTTTCATTATCTTCaacaaattgaaaattacaacttccaaattccACCATCAAACAAAAAGAGCTTACCTCAAATCCAGTCAATAACACCATTGGTTGATGAATTTTTGGATCAAGATTCATCACTTAGAGAGGTTTTCTTTCCTGTGGAGACTATAGGGAAAGGGAATGGAAGTGATAATTATTTCTCCCCTGGGAGGATTTGGTTGGATACTGATGGAAATCCTATTCAAGCTCATGGTGGGTGCATTCTGTTTGATGAAAGTTCAAGCACTTATTATTGGTATGGTGAATATAAGGATGGACCTACATATCTTGCTCAGAAGAACAAAGGACCTGCTCGTGTAAGtcactttaattatttaaatagttTGTTGTTTTAAGTGTATTAAGTAAGTTTTTTATTGATTTGACTTACTTATCTATTAAAATAAGTACTTTTGCGCGTTTGAGAGACCCTATGTGAACAACTTATACTTATACGTAAGAGTGACAAATTAGCATGTCCGTCCCGTTTAGTCCTGTCAAACAAAAACTAGCAAAAATTGGTGCGGGGCGAGACAAGCATAATTGAGAATGCGGGCATAAAACCTTGGTCTGCTCCACGAAAAAATGAGGGTGGGGCGGGAATGCAGGATTTGCACCCCCTAATGgctaaaaattgtaaaaattcTTTTTAGTGCCTGTATCCATGTAAAAAAAATGGAGCGGGGCAAGCAAATTAAGGGGGCGGACCTAAAATCATAGTCCGATCCACAAAAAAATGCAGGCAAAATGGGTATGTCTGAGGGTCCGTACCCATTTTGCCACGCTATTTATAGGCTCTCTAGGATATCATATGAAAACAATGGATAACTTAAATGAAAACAGTTTGACTTAagtttatcttttgttatagaaatagaTAAACACTTGCATGATAGAGGCTTATAGCATAAGTGTTTGTTTAGTTGTTTTGCCCTAGCTAGTTTTGTAGACATGTTTAATTCATCTTTGTACTATTCATAATGAGGGGCCTTGTGCAGTTATGTTCCAAATACATTCAATGTAATCTCCATACTTAACACCGCTGTTATCAACTGAAGTCTTTGGCAGAGAAGTTGTATTTGTTTCAAATGGTTAATTTGGTTCTTGAATTGTTTACTTTGACATATATTTTGTTACTCTGAAAAAAGAATTTATAAATTAGCAAATCTAGGAGTCATTTTAATTTGTATCAAATGCAACTACTGCTCTGTTTTGGCCAAATTGAGTTCATCAAAGATTTCTTGAAATGGTTTTCTGTTCCAGACTGTAACTTCAGCACCAATGGAAACAAGTTATTGTCCGGTGAACGGCTCGAATGAGCTAAGAGACGACGAGTTCATTCCATtaacttccaaataattattgTAACAAAGCTCACAGTCTCTATTTCTCACTCTCTCTCCATCAGGTGGACATTATAGGAGTTGGTTGCTATTCTTCTAAGGATCTATGGTCCTGGAAAAAAGAAGGTATTGTATTAACAGCAGAGAAAACAAATAAAACCCATGATCTACACAAGTCCAATGTGCTCGAGAGACCAAAAGTTATTTACAACGAAAAAACAAGAAAGTATGTGATGTGGATGCACATTGACAGCGCCAATTACGCAAAAGCTTCTATCGGCATAGCAGTCAGTGATACACCTATCGGTCCATTCGAATATCTCGGTAGCCAAAGACCGCATGGATATCAAAGCAGGGACATGACAGTTTTCAAAGACGAAGACGGTGTCGCATATCTAATATACTCATCCGAAGGAAACAATGTAATGCACATTGGACCCTTAACTGCAGATTATCTCAATGTGACATCTGTTATGAGAAGGGCTTTCGTCGGACAGCGAAGAGAAGCACCAGCAATGTTCAAACACAAAGGAACATATTACATGATTACATCAGGGTGTACTGGCTGGGCACCAAATGAAGCACTTGTTCATGCATCTGATTCAATCTTGGGGACTTGGGAAACAATTGGAAATCCATGTGTAGGTGGAAACAAAATGTTCCGGGTTTCGACTTTTTTGGCACAAAGTGCTTTTGTGGTTCCATTAAAAAAGTTTCCTGGTTTGTTTATCTTTATGGCAGATAGATGGAATCCAGGTGAGTTAAGAGACTCTAGATATGTTTGGTTGCCTTTGATTGTTGATGATGGACATGATGATCAAGCACTTGAGTATGGTTTTGGATACAGAATGTGGCGAAGAGTTTCTATATATTGGCATAGAAAATGGAAGCTGCCTCTAGGTTGGAACACATTCAAATAATGTAGTTTTTTTGTGTGTATATTTGTTTACAATTTCATCAACGAAGTATGCTTGACTTACAGGATAATGTAGAACAGTAGATGTGCGATATAGATGTTCTTCACACACATGAAGTTTGTGCGAGTGTACTAGTGAGATTTAGTTTTGAAATTTTGTTCTCTCAAGATGTAAAATGGTTTCAATTATGATTTTAACTTTCTAATTATTAAGACTCTTACATCGGATAATATAAACATATATCTTTATAAGTGGGTGCAATTCTCATCCTACAAATCGGTTTTGTAAGATTGAATTAAattcaaccacatttcttaacaatcaaatcaaaggagacaTCAATAATGTTATGGAAGATGATGTATCAAGATTAGCACTTTCAAATAAGTGCAGTGAGTTGTACTAAGTAATACAAAAGTTGTTCTAAATGTGGATGCCAAAGATTGCATAATACAATGAATTTaatgttaattaattattgggttaatagtaatttactcccatgtaatatgagcgtgtttcggtttacctccaccgttgccaaaggcaggtttaggcaacggtttttttgaaaaaaccgttgccaaaaggtaaaGAGGgaagaaaagcaaaattcgctaacattacataGGGATGAAAtactattaacccttaattatttaattggacaAATCTCATAAGCTAAAGTTAAGTTGGGATAAATCTCTTAAGTAAAAGCCAAGCAAACAAATACTGGGTTTATATCTATGTATGTCTCAAGAGAAAATTGAGCTCATATATGGATTTTTCTaaactataaattaattttaaactgATATCTTCTTAGTTCAAATGAATATTAAATCGGGCTATATTTCAAAGAGAAAGTTAACTAATATAGGATGTTTTGAAACTTTAAATTAATATGACTTAATACTATTTTATGTTCATTATCTTCGACTTGGAATCCAATTTGTttctttaactttaaaaaaaacaattttgtccCTAAACTTATTACTCAATGTCACGTATGTCCTTATTGTCTAATTCCGACAAACGGAGTTTTTTGAGGTAAATGTTGCATCCCAGTTGGCGGATTTGTCATCACCATCTTTGTTTCCCTAGTTTTCTTATAGGAATCCTAAATCAAATTAGGGCAAGTACTTCTATTTGGATATTCTCTATGTAATCTCCATAGCCTCAAACACTAAAACATTTATGTTCATCTTGTGTACAAgtctaggggtgggaataggctaggctaggctaggctttataaggcctgggcctggcctacaataaacttacaaggcctgagcctggcctatggcctactataggctcatTTTTTCAGcttggcctggcctttttaaaagcctgacctggcctgaaagcctatttaaaagcctctttcttattaatgttttcaattaattcatattacttaagaagccttataggtcgcatatatatgaacatttagactggtctatttagaattttttttctaatacatatgtatatatagaccaatctatttaacactttttctaatatatatgtatatataggccaacctatttagactaattttaatatatatgaaaatataggccggcctacaaggctttataggctttttttaatagcctaggcctgacctattttattaaacaggcttttaaaaaagctcaagtctggcctttttatcaaataggtccggcctggcctggccttaagtaggctaggctataggcccctgtagaccggcctggcctattcccacccctatgtACAACCTATATTCGTAATCGTAAGCAATTCGTGGGTGGATATTTTTCACTTCATCTTTTCATCTCAATCGAAGTTACAAATTTGTTATGAGTGTTGTTCTTCCATTGCGAAACAATATGGTAAAcacgaaggaaaaagttttaattcGAAAGTTTATTCAAGCTTGAAGTTGTGATTGAGACCTAGGTGTAGGTGTGGAGATATTATTGTTCTTCAAAAGGCAGCGACAATTACCAATTATGGAAAGCAATTATTAGGATGTCCACATTTTATAGTAAACATTCTAAAATCCTTCATCATTCTGGATATTTGTAAAACAAAGCTTGTTTTGTAACATTGACAGTGTTACTTTTGAATTCATACAGGGATCTACTCAAGTTGGGTGTGGTTTCATTAATTGATTCTATGAAAAAGTGAAAGATGGGAAGGATAATTTtataatgaagaaaaaaaataaggttggaaatatttaaaaaaacaaattaagagCAACTATAAATCTTGAAACACAAAGAGCCACTATAAAATGGAAGAAAATTCAGAAGACTTTAACTTTTGTCGTTTAGGTTGTGAAAAACGCAAGTTGAACGAAAGTGGAGAACTTATTCATCTCATCGTCTCTCAAGTATAAGCTACTAATATCTGGCTTGACATAACCCATTTCTTGTTGATTAAAGATTGCAAGAAGACGAAGAAGTTACTCTTAggttttcatttatttttcattatgTGTTTAAGAATGTTTAGCTTAGGATCCAGTGTTGGTGTATGTACTAAGTTCATTATGAGCTAAACTCCTTTATGTTGAGCAATGTGAAGTTAATATGAAGTAGTCTTTATGTTAAATGGTGTGTTGTTAGTGGTTTATTTTACCAGGCATTATAATGTTATAAATATGATTATTTGACTGATCAACTTATGAAAAGATACAAGTTTGTTGTTGTGAGGAATTCAACAATAAGTGAAACTCATGATAAATGTGATTGAAAATAGTAGGATATGAATATTCACTAGATTAGCTACTTTAGGCATAAAGCGCTACAATCATATAGGACATTCGAAATGAAACCAGACATGCATTAAAGTTAAAAGTGAGGCTTAGGAATTTGTCCCCTTGCTTTACTGTATATGTTTACGTTGTAAAAATACACCACATTTCCAACATATTCTCCATTATTGATCTCATTTATTCTTATCAAAGTATATATGCCACTATTCATTCTAAAAACTGAACATGTGACATCCTTACTATTTGATCACATGCTAATTTAAAAGAACATGTATACTTGCACGTGACACCACACATTTTCAAAAGCAACAACATCCTACATGGACAAAATACCTTGTGTATTCTTTGTATGTGATAAAATAATCTATTTTCGGTTTCCAACCTCCGAACACACCCTAGGGACAATATGGCTTGTGTTTCTCAGACAATCATAAAAGAGAGAGTGAATTCTGATTCCAAAATATTTAGTCATTCACAACTCGCATAAATCATTTCTAACACAAAATGAATTTTCATAAGTCATTCATAATCCATATTGTAGTGCAAATCAAAATTTTTACATCAAAATATTAAACTACATCGAAATTTTTACATCAAAAACTATCGAGACTacataaaaatacaaattaaagTAAATTATTGGATATAATGCACACCCATGatcctcctctgcctcatatacTTTAGTGCAAATTGTGCCTTTGATAATACTGAATGGAAAATGACCATCTCAATAGTGCCTTCCTAAAACTTTCCTCTACTTAAGGCATCTCTTACAATAGAGATTATACGTTAACATATAGACAATACATCAACGACATGGTCCGCCTTTGCATGTTACTCTTCTAGAATCTCCTAATGAAATGGCCCATGTCAATCTCCTTTTATAATTGTATATCACACTCCATAGACGAGCAGCTGTCACACTATGTATAACCTCCGACACCAGATACTCGTCCTCTGATGTCAGAGGTTGTACGTAGTGTGACAGCTGCTCGTCCATGGAGTATTCCATCAACATCTCTGCATAGGACAGTGGCAAGTGCAACAAATATATGGTCCCTACGTATACCCCGCATATACTTGAATTACTACAATACTCGCTTAGGTAGATGTGGGTACATATGTCAAGACCTATACGATAACCATCCAGAGTACAAACATATCACTTCCAAAGGTCATGTCTAACGGTGCTTACCATACGGTGTGAAACAAATGTCATATGTTAGAATGAGGTCATGAGCAAGTCTTTATAGCTGAGTCGTCAGATTCCCCTTGAGTAGAATAATCGAGTACGCACGTGACAATTCTTCAGTTGTATTGGGCTTGGGTCATCCAAAATTTGGATTGTTATTACATAGTTTCAGTTTCTTTAATTATGGTGTGCAAGGAGATTGAAAtccaaatatatttttaacttgCATTGGGCACGATTTTAATGAAAaagtttgttgtgttgttgtcaTGCGGATTTCAAACTCCTACACTATGAAAGGGTTATTTTTCGAGTTTTCACAAGGGTGTGAGAGGAATAATAAGGATGCAACGAGCAATCTCCAAATTTGAACCAATTGAGTACCAAATTATGTCAAACTCAGTCCAACACCACCTGTATACACCCCTAacaaatagaaccataaacaaaataaaagatatttgCAATCACCAAAACCAAACAAAAAGAATTACAAacgtttattttttttagttcaaCTCAAATTGTTTATCTCTTTGTTAGGCTCATCCCTTCATTTTAAAACTCTCGGTTAGGTTCATCCGTTCATATTAGGAAAATTTTACTTCCTACCCCTACATTTGCCCTTCTACCCCAACAATCATATTTTTTTGACGAAATTACCCTTCCATAAATAGgaatttttttttctcatttttcactttttactGATCTTGAACAAACACTCTCCTTTTATCTGTACGAAACACAAACCGGAACACCTTGGAAAACTCTTCCGGTTCATTAACTTTCCAAACCGGAACACATTTGGTAAGTGGTCCGGTTCAGAAAAATACTTCACGGAACACTTTTGGTTTTTGTTCCGGTGCGTTCGCTTCCAAACCGGAACACAATTTGGAACTCTTCCGGTTTGTTGCCTATGATACCGGAACGCTTTTGAAATCTGTTCCGGTTTGTTTTCATCTCCACCGGAACCCTTTTGAAAACTGTTCCGGTTTAGCTCAGTTGCAAACCGGAACCCTTTCTGGAACTGTTCcggtttggtttttttttttttaaaaattttttttttaaaatttttttttcaggaaaatgCGTACACTTGGACCAGACGGGAGACCACATACCCGTCGCCGCCGCGACGAAGCTGGTTCCTCTAACCCACCACCACAGCCAGTTGGATATCCTGGTGGACCATCAGATTTATCTTTACTTGTTCGATATCAAGACCATGTTGCTCGCCGGTTATGGTACGGAGAGGTAagtaaaaattatttgatttattttaaatagaatttattattatatcttctaatgtggtttttttatttattttcaggaaagagGCTCTAAAAAGGAGCTTAAAGTTGCTGGGCACGGGACGAAGCTCTAGGAGAGAGTGCCTCAGCAGCTCCCACCTGAGATTGAGGCTATCGTGTCTAGGTCAGGTCTGGCTTCTCTTCAGAGAACTAGCCTGACCAAGATAGACGTTAATCTCGTCTCAGCATTTGTGGAGAGGTGGCATGTTGAGACTtcgtcatttcacatgccatttggTGAAATGACGATTACTTTAGATGATGTTGCGTGCCTGCTCCATTTGCCTATCAATGGTATGTTCTGGTATCCTGATGAGCATGTCACAGAGCAGGTGGCTGTTGATCTTGGCTGTGAGTTATTGGGAGTGGATAGACATGCCATGGCTGTACATGTGCGTTCTTGCAGGGGAGCTTATTACTCACTGCAGTGGCTGTATGACAGATTCGTGCAGTACCATGCTGCTGGTAGTTGGACTTACGCGACCAGGGCATATCTGATGATGTTGGTAGGTTCTACCATTTTTGCGGATAAGACATTTACCCTGGTTGAGGCCCGATATTTGGTATTGTTTAGAGATCTACGTGGGCTTGGTTCATACAGTTGGGCATCAGCGGCACTGGCCACTCTTTATCGCCACCTTGGGGATGCATCTATGTTTAGTTGCAAGCAGCTCGGTGGATATCCTACTCTTCTACaggtatttatgttatttttaattaattatatgtttattcatatattataatttatattatttaatatatatatatatatatatatatatatataaacattggtattaatgaatatcatttaatttatttgttaacaGTGTTGGATACATGAGTACTTTCCTACTCTGGGAAGGAAAGGAGAAAATTGGCGGTCAGACAACCAAGGGCTTCCGAGGGCGTTGAGATGGTTCTACAGACAGGGGGCCATCAAGGTGGATGCATATAGACCGATATTGGACCAGCTGACACCTACAGACGTCATATGGCGTCCATTCGAGGATCATCGACCTCATATTGCTTTTAACGAGCTATCTTTATACTGAGGTTTCCTTGTTTGGGGTGACATACATGTGTCGTACTTACCCGATAGGTGTCTTCGCCAGTTTGGTATTCGCCAGTATATCCCGCCTGCACCTCCTGCTGATACGCTCAGCAACGATGAGATTGCCGTGGAGTGGATTGGTTATCACCAGAGCGTGGCAGATGTGATTAGAGGTACGGAGGCGGTGGGATACCCTCATGAGACGGTGGATGGATATTTAGAGTGGTATTACCGTGTGTCTCATCCTCAGGTTGTGCCGCCCCCACCTAGTGAGCGTAGAGAGGTTCCAGTTCCTGTCTTTGATGCAGGACCAGCTGATCCAGATTGGGCTCGTGCCTCCACACTGGTTCGTCGTTATCTCCGGCAGGTAGAGGCCGAGGAGGATGATGTCGCGTATGCTGACTTATTTGAGGTGTTGCGCATCGCCGATGAGCATTGActatgttatattttattttagatattaCATTTTGGATAATTTTATGGTACATTCTGGATTATATTTTGGATTCTATAGTTGATTTTagtcttttattttattctatattttattgtatatttTGGATTATATTTTATTCTATAGTTTATATTATTTGGATAAGATATCTTATTTGGATAAGATATTATGTGGATAAGATATTGTGCGGATAAGATTGccctcatggcctataaataggacctCCTAGTGTTGACacaaaatatcatatttttcagaatgtctcTTGGTAATTTTATGGTTGACACAATTGTTTTCTATACTGGAACTAAGGAACCCATGAAGCTTTCAATACCTAACGATTGCGGGAGACTCGAGTCACTTAAAAGTTGGGTGAAAGAAGAGTTGCCAGAAACTGATAACCGAGTGGTGACTAAAATCTGGTATCGTGAAAATTGGAACATGGATGTTGATGGAAGGATAAGTTATAATATTGTGGAGTTGAAATGTGATGGTGATATGAAAGACATGTGGAAATCACACCGCCGTAAGATAACAAAGGGACCGATCGAGTTTGAGGTAAACCTAACAAGGTCTGCTGAGGATGTTCTGAAGATGCTGGTGCGCCCAGAATCGTCTGCAAGAGTCTAATGCTTTAATGTTTTATGTTATTGTTATCATGTTTTATGTTATTGTTATCATGTTCTATGTTTTAATGTTCTATGTTATTGTTATCATGTTTTAATATTCTATGTTATTGTGATCATGTTTTAATGTTCTATATTCAATGTTATAATAATTTAGtgtttttttgtaaataaaataaaaacttctaAGATGTAAATAAAATAACTCAATCTAAGACGTTTTTAGCtaaaatattacatataaatTAAAGTCACTTAATTAATCTATATTAACACGTGATGGTAACATAGGCGTAAGATGATGCCAATGTTGAAGACGTCCAGCAAATCCTAACATCCAAGATGTCGCCACTTGATGACGAAACTTCATCCAATCTACCGTGACGGGTGGCAGCGGGAAGCCTTCTTTCATATTAACCTGATTTCatgacataaaaataattaaaaaagtaattaaataagtaattatataagtaattaaataagtaattaaataagtaattatataagtaattaaataaaatatatataaaggttacccGAAGATAATGATTCCTGTTGACAAGGCCAATGCAATATGTAGGAGCACTTGGAGAAAATGTTGTTGTCATAGGAAAAAAGGTCAAGCAAGGGTTACCAAGCAGCACAAGAATAATGTTATACCGATTCGCTATCAAATAACCCATCTCTGGTAGTGTCAACCATTTCTCCGGTGGTTGAAAACCAACATGATCTATCAACAATCCATTTCTCACTTCGGATAAACTTAGACCGAACAATCTCTCATATAAGTCCTTCTTTTCTCTTAATTCCATGTCCAAGTCACGACGAACCATTGCCCAACCATCCTCACTATACCCATGCCACGAAGAAATTGCTCTAAATCCACAATTACCATCTGCTACAACATTAACAATCTCGGTAATATATGGCCTAATATGACAAGGAAACTGAAGAGTGAAATCCTCATCCTTTGCTTGTGATTGCTTCTTTGATTGTGATTGCTTCCTGGAAGTTTGTGATGCTTGCGATTGTTTTTGTGAACATTGAGACGCCTGATCAGCATACTCAAAACCTGAAGGATCCCTATAAACATCATACCCAACTGGTTTCTTCCCTTTCCTCTTCACTCCgcctttagtttttattttctcaGGTGGTGGACACAATGAAGTTGTTGTGGGATATGCAATTTCACAAACCCTACTTTTCAATGCTCTTTTTCCAACAACATCTAGTGATTTAAACCTTCtccacaattcatcaattgcattaCTCATATCAACCTCCGAACCAGCTTCCTCATctaaaggcaagtcaccttccatAGATAGTATCCTCCATTGAAGATGAACACTTTCTATTTGTAATGGGATTCCAACAACAATCGATCTTCCCATCTCACAAGCACAAGGTAGGCCATAACTTGTTCTCATAGTACAACCACATGTTTCCCTACTATTTAACACATAATCAAGCCTCGATAACTCTTCTGCAATGCGTCTCAAAGCAGCTCTCGATACTGAACCACGCAAATTATCATAAAATGGACTAATGTGTGTGTGCTCAACCTCATAAAAACTTTTTTGAAACGAAGCTCGAATGTTACCTATTTGGATTTTTGGGTTagaattcatagcttcccaaACTTTGACCATGTCA encodes:
- the LOC131643616 gene encoding protein MAIN-LIKE 2-like; the encoded protein is MTITLDDVACLLHLPINGMFWYPDEHVTEQVAVDLGCELLGVDRHAMAVHVRSCRGAYYSLQWLYDRFVQYHAAGSWTYATRAYLMMLVGSTIFADKTFTLVEARYLVLFRDLRGLGSYSWASAALATLYRHLGDASMFSCKQLGGYPTLLQCWIHEYFPTLGRKGENWRSDNQGLPRALRWCLRQFGIRQYIPPAPPADTLSNDEIAVEWIGYHQSVADVIRGTEAVGYPHETVDGYLEWYYRVSHPQVVPPPPSERREVPVPVFDAGPADPDWARASTLVRRYLRQVEAEEDDVAYADLFEVLRIADEH
- the LOC131638812 gene encoding uncharacterized protein LOC131638812, producing the protein MRMRNLYRKPITTLHHNTGNRYCSISLLILWTLLILGCIFLLHFYSNKNMIQPQPLDSSHFHYLQQIENYNFQIPPSNKKSLPQIQSITPLVDEFLDQDSSLREVFFPVETIGKGNGSDNYFSPGRIWLDTDGNPIQAHGGCILFDESSSTYYWYGEYKDGPTYLAQKNKGPARVDIIGVGCYSSKDLWSWKKEGIVLTAEKTNKTHDLHKSNVLERPKVIYNEKTRKYVMWMHIDSANYAKASIGIAVSDTPIGPFEYLGSQRPHGYQSRDMTVFKDEDGVAYLIYSSEGNNVMHIGPLTADYLNVTSVMRRAFVGQRREAPAMFKHKGTYYMITSGCTGWAPNEALVHASDSILGTWETIGNPCVGGNKMFRVSTFLAQSAFVVPLKKFPGLFIFMADRWNPGELRDSRYVWLPLIVDDGHDDQALEYGFGYRMWRRVSIYWHRKWKLPLGWNTFK